The DNA sequence TTGAGAATCCTCTTACTCTCCCAAaagtacatacatacatatgttttatcatgcaatatatatatatagcacttgTTTGTGATGAATATAATGGTGCAGGAGGACTGGGTGTTGTGTAGggtattcaagaagaagaagggagatGAGTCACATGCAAGTACTAGTGCTGATGAGCAGGCCATGCAagagtataataataatattagtgaGAAGATGAGCACATCATTGATATATGTTCCTGATGAGCAAGATGAGGACATGTACAACAAGGAAAGCAGCTCAAACTCCATCCTTAATCTGGCAATGTTTCAGTGCTGCCATTTCCTTGATGAAGTGGACTATTCTACTTCCATTGGGATGAGAATGATAAACTCTAGGACTGATCatggtgatgatgttgatgattaTGGCCTTC is a window from the Dioscorea cayenensis subsp. rotundata cultivar TDr96_F1 chromosome 2, TDr96_F1_v2_PseudoChromosome.rev07_lg8_w22 25.fasta, whole genome shotgun sequence genome containing:
- the LOC120278006 gene encoding NAC domain-containing protein 100-like isoform X2, whose amino-acid sequence is MELRDIESTLPPGFRFYPSDEELVCHYLYKKVADHHQSASEGTMVEVDLHTCEPWELPGMRKTLVFYSGRAPNGIKTSWVMHEFRLENPLTLPKEDWVLCRVFKKKKGDESHASTSADEQAMQEYNNNISEKMSTSLIYVPDEQDEDMYNKESSSNSILNLAMFQCCHFLDEVDYSTSIGMRMINSRTDHGDDVDDYGLLLDVGLINNSIGM